TCGGCTGCGTTGAACCATTTTGCGCCGCGTAGCGCAGCACGATCTGGCCGCGGGCTTCGAGTTGTCGCAGCACTTGCTCGTCGCGGACTACGAATTTTCCTTCGGCATGCGCCACCGGCAAATACATCGACGTGATGCCCTGAAAGAAAACGCACGGCCCCGCGGCCGACAGCAATTGCACCCAGCGATCTTCGAACTTGCCGGAATCGTTCCACACGAGCGTCGCGGGAGGATCGTCATGCGTGCCCATATCTTCGAACAAGATGCCCGATCGCAAGAGAACCTGAAACCCGTTGCAGATCCCCAGGACCAGATTGCCGCGCTCGCGAAAATTGCGCAACTGCTCGCCCAGGTGATGACGAATCTGGTTGCCGAAGATTCGGCCGGCCGCTACGTCGTCCCCGTAGCTGAACCCGCCCGGGATGCACAGGATCTGGAATTCGTCGAGCAGCCGCGGGTTTTCCAGCGTGCGATTGACGTGCAGCGTGGTGGCCGCGCCGCCGGCACGTTCAAAGGCGTGCGCGGTTTCTACGTCGCAGTTGGTGCCCGGGGCACGCAGGATCAAGGCACGAGGTTGAGCCATATCGGAATTCACCAACGGAACGGTTGCTGCCAGGCGTCTTTCAAGGGTTGCAGGTCGGCGGCGATGACGACTCGACCGCCTGTGGCGGCGAGCCCGCGAATTTCCAGCCTGCGCTCGTCGGTGACCTCGCCCAGCCGGGCGTGCGGCACGCCCGCGAGCGCCGCCTCGAACGCGGCCGCCTTGTCGGGGCGCACTTCGCACAGGAAGCGGCTGTTCGACTCGCTGAACAAGAGCACCGCGTCGTTTGCACCGCCGGCCATGTCATGCGGCACGCTGTCGAGCGTGATCTTCGCCCCCAACTCCCCGGCAAACGCCAT
Above is a window of Pirellulales bacterium DNA encoding:
- the purQ gene encoding phosphoribosylformylglycinamidine synthase I, which produces MAQPRALILRAPGTNCDVETAHAFERAGGAATTLHVNRTLENPRLLDEFQILCIPGGFSYGDDVAAGRIFGNQIRHHLGEQLRNFRERGNLVLGICNGFQVLLRSGILFEDMGTHDDPPATLVWNDSGKFEDRWVQLLSAAGPCVFFQGITSMYLPVAHAEGKFVVRDEQVLRQLEARGQIVLRYAAQNGSTQPTEDYPANPNGSTAGIAGVCDVTGRVCGFMPHPERHVDRTQHPRWTRGEGSDEGDGLRVFRNAVEYFR